The nucleotide window CCTTCCGCGTACTCCTTGAAAGCGATCCGAAGCTCATCGTGCGTGTTCATGACGATGGGTCCGTACCAGGCGACCGGCTCGCCGATCGGCTTCCCCGACACGAGGAGGAATCGGACCGGCCCGTCTTCCGTGGTGACAGCCACCTCGTCCCCGTCGCCGTAATGGACGAGGGCCTCCGCCCCGCAAATGCATTTCCGTTCCATGTCGTACCAGTTCCTCCCGACCGCCTCGCGGGCGAAGGGGTCCCGCTCCGGATCGAAGAAGCCGTTCCCGTCGACGACGTAGGCGAAGACGGTGTGCCCCCGCTTCACCGGGCGGGTGAAGGTCGTTCGCGCCGGCACGGTAACGTCGAGGTACTCGGGGTCGGTGACGATGTCTCTCACCGGCCCCTGGATGTCGTTGACCCGACCACAGAGGATCCTTGCCGTGACGCCGTTTTCCAGGGCGATCTCGGGGATCTGGCTGCTTTTTATCTCCCGGTAGCGGGGATCCATCATCTTGTGGGAGGCGGGGAGGTTCGCCCAGAGCTGAAACCCCCACATGCGGCCCTCCACGTCTCCCTTCGGCATCTCCTGGTGGATGATGCCGCTTCCCGCAGTCATCCACTGCACGTCGCCGGGGGAGATCACCCCCCGGTTCCCCATGCTGTCACCGTGCTCCACGTCCCCCTGGAGGACGTAAGTGATCGTCTCGATCCCCCGATGGGGATGCCATGGGAAGCCAGGGAGATACCTGGAGGGGTCGGCGGAGTGGAAATCGTCGAGGAGAAGGAACGGGTCGAGATGCGGCACCTGGTCGTATCCGAAAGCCCTCTTGAGGTGGACACCGGCTCCCTCGATAGTGGGCTTGCTTCTCCATACCGTTTTGATCCTCCGTACGGTCGACATGGATTCCTCCTTTGGTTCCGTCCGTTCCGGTCGTAAAATACAATAACTGCAGACAGGATGTCTGTCCAGATGAGCAGCGTCCTCCCGGCGGCGTCCGTCGCATGCCGTGGCCCCGGCTCCACGCCGAATTGGCGTACGTCGACTCCTTTCGGTTTGCGCCGGATTCTCTTTTTTTGTTACAAAGGCATTATGGCTTCCACAACCCGGGAGACCCCTCCGCTCGATATCCTCGTCGTCGATGACGAGAGGAACATCCGCAAGACGCTGACCGTCTGCCTGGAGACGGAGGGGCACCATGTGGCCGCCGTCGGCAATTTCCAGGATGCCGTTTCGGAAGGTTCCAGGCGCTCGTTCGACCTCGCCTTCGTGGACCTTCGGCTCGGCACGGCGAGCGGCCTCGACCTGATCCCCGCTTTGCTCGCCTCGTCGCCTTGGCTGAAGATCATCGTCATCACTGCGTATGCGTCCATCGACACCGCGGTGGAGGCCATGCGAAGGGGCGCGACCGATTACCTTCCGAAACCGTTTACGCCGGCCCAGGTGACGCTTGCGGTCCGAAAAGTGGCGGAAGTCCGGTCGATGGAACAAAGGATCGCGGCTCTTCAGGAAGACCTTGGAAGAGCGGCCCCCGAGGTGGATTTCATCAGCAACAGCCCCAACATGCGGCGGGCCCTGAACCTTGCCAGGCAGGTTGCCCCGACGGAGGCGATCGTCCTCCTGCGGGGGGAGAGCGGAACGGGGAAAACCGTCCTGGCGCGCGCGATTCATGGCTGGAGCCCGCGGGCAGGCAAACCGTTCGCACTCGTTTCCTGCCCTTCGCTTTCCGCGGAATTGCTGGAGAGCGAGCTGTTCGGGCACGTCAAAGGCGCGTTCACCGGCGCCGTCCGCGACCATCCGGGACGCATCGCCGCCTGCGAGGGAGGGACCCTTCTCCTGGATGAAATCGGGGATCTGCCCCTCTCCTTGCAGCCCAAACTGCTGCGTTTTCTGCAGGAGCGGGAATACGAGCGCGTCGGCGACTCCGCAACCCGGAAAGCGGATGTCCGCATTCTCGCGGCCACCAACATGGACCTGGAAAGGGCGGTGCGGGAGGGGAAGTTCCGGGAAGATCTTCTCTATCGGCTCGACGTCATCCGGATCGAGATTCCGCCGTTGCGGGAACGTCCCGAGGACCTGTCCGTCATCGCCGAGCGGCTTCTTGCGTTCTACGGCCGCATCCACCACCGGTGTTTCCTCGGGTTCACCGAAGAGGCGCTGAAATCGCTCAAGGAATATCCGTGGCCGGGGAACATCCGGGAGCTGCGGAACGTTGTCGAACGCGCGTCCATCCTCTGTCCTTCCGACCGGATCGGCATCGAGGTTCTCCCAGCGACGTTGGCGCCCCGGGACGTGCCCCCGAAAATCGGGGACCCGGTTCGCCTGGAAAAGCTCGAAGAGGAGCACATCCGGCGTGTTCTCGCCTCAGCGAAATCGCTGCAGGAGGCCGCTGACATTCTCGGCATCGATCAGGCGACGCTCTGGCGCCGCCGCAAGCAATACGGAATTTAGCCGACTTCGCCTTCCCTTGCATTTTGCAATGACGCTGTTCCCGGACCCTTGCGATAAGCAATTCGCCAGCGGTCTACCAAGTTATTTATACCTAATGATATCAACTGGTTGCTTCTTAATCCCGGCAGGCATGGCCCTTGCCTTTTCTCAATTCGCAAGGGGGCACCACATGAAGATGCGCATCCCGGTCACAAAATATCTGGCGATGATCGGTGTGGTTCTCCTGTTTGAAAATGTTGGTGTTGCCCAGCAGATGATTCATGAGATGGGAAATGCTGAAGGGTTCAGGGAATTGGAGTGGGGAGATTCCATCGGGAAAGCCTCAGAAATATATAACGACTTGTATTTCGAGAAGTACGTGATCTTGAACAGCAAGGAAGATCCGTCGAAAGTGTATGCCCGAAAGAATGAGGAAGGCATGATTCATGGTGTTGCATTCGGTTCCGTTGAGTATTGGTTCAGGGATGGCGCTTTTTTTCAGATCAGAGCGGTACTGCGATCGAAATTCGGTCCGAGAACCCTGGTTACGCGGGCGGAAGATGCGTTTGACACGATATCCAACAGTCTCCAGCATCGGTATGGCAAGCTTTCGGAATATCAAGTTCATTACGTTACCGAATTCATGGCGGTGGTGAGGGAAGCTACCTGGAAAACCGGAATTTCCACAATAACCCTGAAGTACGAAGGTCCCAGGGAAAACAATGAAGATTTATTGATCCTGGAAATACGAAAATCCTTTCGGGGAGGATAATCTTGAACCTTCGCCAAAAATTAGCCCTCGGGTTCGGCGGGCTGCTGATGATCATCGCGGTGATCGGCGTACACAACATCTCGCGGATCACTACGCTTGGGCAATCCATCGATGTGATCCTCCGGGAGAATTACCGGAGCGTGGTCGCATGCCAGGAGATGAAGGAGGCCCTCGATCGGATGGACAGCGGGGCGGTGTTTGTGCTCCTGGGCGCCGAGCAGAAGGGGAACGACCAGATCGCGCAGAACGAGACACGCTTCGAGAAGGCCCTCCAGGTCGGGTTGGGCAACATCACCCTGCCCGGGGAAGGGCAAAAGGCGGAGCTTCTGAAGCAACTCTTCCAGCAGTACCGGTCGGACATCAAAGTGATGGGGAATCCTGCTTTCGGGCGTGAAGCGCGGCGCAAATCCTATTTTGCCGGGCTTCTTCCCTTGTTTCAGCGGATCAAGGACACGGCGGACGACATCCTGCGGATGAACCAGGAGAACATGGTCGCCATGGATGCACGGGCCAGACGACAGGCGTCATCGGTGAGGAGGCAGATGATCCTGATGTTGTTTGCCTCAACGGTTGTCGCCGCCGGTTTCCTGTTTCTCACGGGAAAATGGATCCTTCGGCCGATCACCCGGCTGATCCATTCCGCCAAGGAGATACAGAAGGGAAACCTGGACCTCGTTGTTGAAAGCGCTTCCCGCGACGAGATCGGCCAGCTCTCCGAGGCGTTCAACGAGATGGCGGCAAGCCTGCGCGAATTCCGGCGCACCGGCCAGACCAGGCTCCTGCGCATCCAGCGTTCCACCCAGCAGGCGTTCGACAGCCTGCCCGACGCGATTGCCGTGGTCAACCCGGAGGGAGAGGTGGAGGTGGCGACCGAAGCGGCGAGGGATGCATTCGGCCTGAAACCGAATGTCAGCGTTCGGAATTTGCCCTATCCGTGGATGCCCAACCTGTTCGAAGAGGCCCTTGCAAAGGGACACACCGCGGAACTCAAGGGAGCGCAAGCCGTCCTGCAGCAGTTTGTCGGGAACCAGGAGAGGTTCTACCGCCCCAGGGCCGTGCCGATACTCGATTCCGGCAGAGAACCGGCAGGCGTGGTCCTGATCCTCCAGGACGTGACGCAGCAGCGCCAGCGGGACGAGATGAAAAGCGGGGTGATCTCGACGGTCTCCCACCAGCTGAAGACCCCGCTCACCTCCATCCGCATGGCGATCCACCTCCTGCTGGAGGAAAAAATCGGGGGGTTGACGCCCAAGCAGGCGGACCTGCTGGTGGCAGCCCGGGAAGATTCCGACCTGCTTCACACGATCGTCGAGGAGCTCATGGACATCGGCCGGATCGAATCCGGAAAGGTCCGGATGGATTTTCATCCCGTCCCCCCGCTCAGGATGGTCCTGGAGGGGGTGGAGCCGTACCGCAGCGCGGCCCGCGATCAAGGGGTGTCTCTCACCGTGGACCTGCCGGACGACTTGCCGGAGGTGTGGGCCGACCCGACGCGGATCGCCCAAGTCTTCGCCAACCTCCTTTCGAACGCCCTGAAATACACCCCCCCGGGAGGCAAGGTTTCCCTCTCCGCTAGGTCTGAGGGGGACACCGTCCGGTTTCAGGTTTTCGATACCGGGATCGGGATTTCCGGCACGTATCTTCCCCGCGTTTTCGAGCAATTTTTCCGCGTTCCCGATCAGGGGGCCGGGACGGGGGCGGGGCTGGGACTGGCCATCGTGAAAGAGATCGTGGAGGCCCACGGGGGGACCGTCGGAGTGGAAAGCCGCGAAGGGGCGGGAAGCACCTTCTTCTTTTCCCTCCGGAGAGCGGACCGCACACCCAAGGAGGGTAGCCCATCATGATCGACGCAATTTACCTGGTCGTTCTCGTCGCAACGTTCGGCTTGTGCGCCCTGTTCGCACAGGCCCTGGAAAGGATGTGAATCCATGATGGACATCCTGGTCGGTTTTGTCGGTGTTCTGTTGATCGCATATCTCTTGGTCTCGGTTTTCAAGCCCGAGAAATTTTAGGGAAGAGGTCCTCCCATGGATCGTTTCGGCTGGATTCAACTCGGGGTTTTCCTGGGCGTCCTCCTGCTCGTCACCCGGCCGATGGGCGTCCATCTCTATCGGGTCCTGGACGCGGAAGGGAAGACGTTTCTTGACCCGGTTCTCAAGCCCATCGAACGGCTCTTTTACCGATTCCTGCGGGTCGACCCGAAAGCGGAGCAGGATTGGAAGCGGTACACGGTTTCCCTCCTGGCGTTCAGCGTGGTCGGGGTCGTTTTCACGTATGCCGTCCTGCGATTACAGCACGTTCTTCCGCTCAACCCGCAGCATTTCGGTCTCGTGAGCGAGCACTTGGCTTTCAACACGGCGGTCAGTTTCACCACGAACACCAACTGGCAAAGTTACGGAGGGGAGTCCACAATGTCGTACTTCTCCCAAATGGTGGGGCTTTCTTTTCACAATTTTGCCTCCGCCGCCTCCGGCATCGCCGTGGCAGGTGCGCTCGTGCGCGGGATCGCGCGACACACCGCCAAGACCATCGGCAACTTCTGGGTGGATCTGGTCCGGGTGCACCTCTACCTGCTTCTCCCCATCTGCCTTTTCTATGCGCTTTTCCTGGTCTCCCAGGGGATGATCCAGAACTTCCATCCGTATGTCGCCGCAAAGCTGGTCGAGCCCGGGACCGTGCACACCCAGACCATCGTGCAGGGCCCGATGGCATCGCAGGTGGCCATCAAGATGCTCGGCACCAACGGAGGCGGGGTTGTGAACGCCAACGCCGCGCATCCTTACGAGAACCCGACGCCCCTTTCCAACTTCATCCAGATCCTCTCGATCTTTCTGATCCCCAGCGGACTGACCTATTACCTGGGGCGGATGGTGAAGAACCAGCGGCACGGCTGGGCGGTATGGAGCGCGATGGCCGTCCTCTTCCTGGCGGGGGTTCTCCTCTGCTGGTGGGCGGAAAGCACGGGAAACCCACGGCTCCACGCGCTGGGGATCGACGCCGCCGGCGGGAACATGGAAGGGAAGGAGACCCGTTTCGGAATCTTCAACTCCGCCCTTTTTGCCACCGTGACCACGGACGCTTCCTGCGGAGCGGTGAATGCGATGCATGACTCCTTCACCCCGCTCGGGGGCCTCGTCCCGCTGATCAACATACAACTGGGAGAAGTGGTCTTCGGAGGGGTCGGATCGGGCCTGTACGGGATGCTCGTCTTCGTGGTGCTGACCGTGTTCCTGGCGGGACTGATGGTGGGCCGCACGCCGGAATATCTCGGTAAGAAGATCGAGTCGTACGACGTGAAGGTCAGCGCGCTCGCCGTGCTGATCCTCATTTTCGATATCTTGGGGTTCACGGTATGGGCGGTTGCAAGCCGATGGGGACTTGCTGGTTTGAACAACGCGGGCCCGCACGGGTTCAGCGAGATCCTGTACGCGTTTTCCTCCGCCACGGGGAACAACGGCAGCGCCTTTGCGGGACTCACCGCCAATACCTACTGGTACAACACGACGCTTGGGCTAGCGATGCTGATCGGGCGGTTCTTCTTCATCGTGCCGGTCCTGGCGTTGGCCGGAAACCTGGCGAAGAAGAAGATCGTCCCGGAAAGCGGCGGAAGCTTCCCCGTCTCGGGGGGTACCTTCGTCGTCCTGCTGGTGGGAACGGTTCTGATCGTCGGCGTGTTGTCGTTCTTTCCCGCTCTTTCCCTGGGGCCCATCGTCGAGCACTTCATGATGGTCCATTCCAACGTCGTCTTCTAGAGAGGAATCCCATCCATGGCCGTGAAGAAACATTCCCTGTTCGACAGGGAGATCGTCCAGCAGGCGGTCATTGCGTCGTTTCCGAAGCTGCACCCGCGTACCTTGATGAAAAATCCCGTCCTATTCGCCACTGAAGTGGGGGCCTTCATCACGACCGTCGGGCTCTTTTTCCGACCCGCCGGCGAACCGCTGGGATTCAGCCTACAGGTGGCGATCTGGTTGTGGTTGACGGTGCTGTTCGCCAACTTCGCCGAAGCCATGGCCGAAGGAAGGGGCAAGGCCCAGGCCGACGCGCTCCGGAGAACGCGAACCCAGACGATGGCAAATCGGCTCCGGAAGGACGGCTCGCAGGAATTGGTGCCGGCGGAGCAGCTCCGGAAGGAGGACGTCGTGACCGTATCCGCCGGGGAGCTCATCCCCGGAGACGGGGAGGTGATCGAGGGGATCGCCTCGGTGGACGAGTCCGCCATCACGGGGGAGTCGGCCCCCGTGATCCGCGAGGCGGGAGGAGACCGCAGCGCCGTCACGGGAGGCACCCGCGTCCTGTCGGACCGGATCAAGGTTCTCATCACCGCGAATCCGGGAGAGAGCTTCCTGGACCGCATGATCCGACTGGTGGAAGGGGCCCAGCGCCAGAAGACACCGAATGAAATCGCCCTGACGATCCTCCTCTCCGCCTTGACGATCATCTTCCTGGTCGTCGTCATGACGCTCAAGTTTTTCGGTATCTATTCGGGTGTCGCCTGGTCCGTTACCGTCCTGGTGGCGCTGCTCGTCTGCCTCATCCCGACCACCATCGGAGGCCTGCTGAGCGCCATCGGCATCGCCGGCATCGACCGGCTTGTGCAGAAAAACGTGCTTGCCATGAGCGGTCGCGCCGTGGAGGCGGCGGGAGACGTCAACGTCCTGCTTCTCGATAAAACCGGGACGATCACCCTCGGGGACCGGCAGGCGACCGAATACCTGCCGGCGGAGGGCGTGTCGGTCGAGGAGCTGGCGGATGCCGCGCAGCTCGCGTCCCTGGCCGACGAGACGCCGGAAGGCCGCAGCATCGTCGTGTTGGCCAAGCAATACGGCCTGAGAGGGCGGAATCTCTCGGAGATGCCCCTCGCCCGTTTCCTGCCGTTTTCGGCGCAAACCCGGATGAGCGGTGTCGACATCGACGGAAGAAAGATCCGCAAGGGGGCAGCGGATGCCGTCAAGAATTTTGCAGGCGGCTGTTTCCCCGAGGAGGTCGAGGACGCGGTCACCCGGGTTTCTTTCCAGGGCGGGACCCCCCTCATCGTGGCGGAAGGCAACCGGGTTCTCGGGGTGATCTACCTGAAGGACATCGTCAAAGGAGGCTTGAGCGATCGTTTCGAGCGTTTCCGGGCGATGGGGATCAAGACCGTCATGATCACCGGCGACAATCCTCTGACAGCCGCCGCGATTGCCCGGGAAGCGGGTGTGGACGACTTCCTGGCCGAAGCGAAGCCCGAAGATAAACTGGCGCTGATCCGGAAGGAACAGGCATCCGGCTACCTGGTCGCCATGACGGGGGATGGGACCAACGACGCCCCCGCTTTGGCCCAGGCCGACGTGGGGGTGGCGATGAACACCGGGACCCAGGCCGCCAAAGAGGCGGGGAACATGGTGGACCTGGATTCCAACCCCACCAAGCTGATCGAGATCGTGGAAATCGGCAAGCAGATGCTCATGACCCGCGGGGCGCTGACCACCTTCAGCATCGCCAACGACGTGGCAAAATATTTCGCCATCCTCCCGGCCATGCTGATCGGGGTGTTCCCGGTGATCGGGCCGTTGAACATCATGCGGCTTGCGTCGCCCCAAAGCGCCATTCTGAGCGCGGTCATCTTCAACGCTCTCATCA belongs to Deltaproteobacteria bacterium RBG_16_64_85 and includes:
- a CDS encoding potassium-transporting ATPase subunit KdpA (catalyzes the hydrolysis of ATP coupled with the exchange of hydrogen and potassium ions), which translates into the protein MDRFGWIQLGVFLGVLLLVTRPMGVHLYRVLDAEGKTFLDPVLKPIERLFYRFLRVDPKAEQDWKRYTVSLLAFSVVGVVFTYAVLRLQHVLPLNPQHFGLVSEHLAFNTAVSFTTNTNWQSYGGESTMSYFSQMVGLSFHNFASAASGIAVAGALVRGIARHTAKTIGNFWVDLVRVHLYLLLPICLFYALFLVSQGMIQNFHPYVAAKLVEPGTVHTQTIVQGPMASQVAIKMLGTNGGGVVNANAAHPYENPTPLSNFIQILSIFLIPSGLTYYLGRMVKNQRHGWAVWSAMAVLFLAGVLLCWWAESTGNPRLHALGIDAAGGNMEGKETRFGIFNSALFATVTTDASCGAVNAMHDSFTPLGGLVPLINIQLGEVVFGGVGSGLYGMLVFVVLTVFLAGLMVGRTPEYLGKKIESYDVKVSALAVLILIFDILGFTVWAVASRWGLAGLNNAGPHGFSEILYAFSSATGNNGSAFAGLTANTYWYNTTLGLAMLIGRFFFIVPVLALAGNLAKKKIVPESGGSFPVSGGTFVVLLVGTVLIVGVLSFFPALSLGPIVEHFMMVHSNVVF
- a CDS encoding potassium-transporting ATPase subunit B, whose translation is MAVKKHSLFDREIVQQAVIASFPKLHPRTLMKNPVLFATEVGAFITTVGLFFRPAGEPLGFSLQVAIWLWLTVLFANFAEAMAEGRGKAQADALRRTRTQTMANRLRKDGSQELVPAEQLRKEDVVTVSAGELIPGDGEVIEGIASVDESAITGESAPVIREAGGDRSAVTGGTRVLSDRIKVLITANPGESFLDRMIRLVEGAQRQKTPNEIALTILLSALTIIFLVVVMTLKFFGIYSGVAWSVTVLVALLVCLIPTTIGGLLSAIGIAGIDRLVQKNVLAMSGRAVEAAGDVNVLLLDKTGTITLGDRQATEYLPAEGVSVEELADAAQLASLADETPEGRSIVVLAKQYGLRGRNLSEMPLARFLPFSAQTRMSGVDIDGRKIRKGAADAVKNFAGGCFPEEVEDAVTRVSFQGGTPLIVAEGNRVLGVIYLKDIVKGGLSDRFERFRAMGIKTVMITGDNPLTAAAIAREAGVDDFLAEAKPEDKLALIRKEQASGYLVAMTGDGTNDAPALAQADVGVAMNTGTQAAKEAGNMVDLDSNPTKLIEIVEIGKQMLMTRGALTTFSIANDVAKYFAILPAMLIGVFPVIGPLNIMRLASPQSAILSAVIFNALIIVALIPLALRGVRFRPLSAAEMLRRNLLIYGLGGVVLPFPGIKLIDLAVNAFHLA
- a CDS encoding sigma-54-dependent Fis family transcriptional regulator encodes the protein MASTTRETPPLDILVVDDERNIRKTLTVCLETEGHHVAAVGNFQDAVSEGSRRSFDLAFVDLRLGTASGLDLIPALLASSPWLKIIVITAYASIDTAVEAMRRGATDYLPKPFTPAQVTLAVRKVAEVRSMEQRIAALQEDLGRAAPEVDFISNSPNMRRALNLARQVAPTEAIVLLRGESGTGKTVLARAIHGWSPRAGKPFALVSCPSLSAELLESELFGHVKGAFTGAVRDHPGRIAACEGGTLLLDEIGDLPLSLQPKLLRFLQEREYERVGDSATRKADVRILAATNMDLERAVREGKFREDLLYRLDVIRIEIPPLRERPEDLSVIAERLLAFYGRIHHRCFLGFTEEALKSLKEYPWPGNIRELRNVVERASILCPSDRIGIEVLPATLAPRDVPPKIGDPVRLEKLEEEHIRRVLASAKSLQEAADILGIDQATLWRRRKQYGI